Below is a genomic region from Leptospira venezuelensis.
ATATTTCTTTAATTTTTTGAATCTGGAGTTTGCGATTTCAGTAACTGCAGCGGGAAAGCCAAAGGAAATCGTACTTGCGGAATAACATAGAAAAGTTTCTTCCTTTGTCCTAACGTCTATTTGCAATAGATCTAATATAGCGTCCTTTGTTAGGCTCAAGTTCTCTTCTTTACGGTTCCATTTTTCCCAACCGAAATCTCTCGCTAAAGAATTCCCTGTTCCAGCTGGGATCAAGCGTATCTTAGGAAAGGGAGGTTTTAAAGAAGAGAGCACTTCATGTAAAGTTCCATCCCCTCCGACAACGATGATCTCAGAATTGTTTCTTTCCTTTTGGGCTAGATTTTTTGCATGCCCCGGAAATTGAGTCTCCAAAAGCCGTATTCCCTCATTCTCTAGTCTTGACCGGACTAATGAATCAATCGCCGATTTTTCCTTGCGAAGTTTTCCATTTACAATCGCAACCGAATTTCCCATTTAAATTTTCCTCTTTTCTTTTTGTATCCAATATAATCCACGCACATTAGAGCGAAGTTCGTCCAGTATTCTTAAGATGAGAATCTCTTCCGCATAAGCAAAACAACTCACGAAGAAAGAAATGTATACAATGGGAGAAAAGGTACCGAACCAAAATAGAGTCATAAATAATATCCCGATACAATAAGCGGCAACTCTACTCGCATAGGTATGAAAGCTAGAAATGGTTCGGAACTTCCATAAGGAATAAATCATCTCGCCAAAGTATAAGATTAAAACGATTGAGATCCAAATCCTATACTCGTAAAAAAATACTGGTTCGAAAGTTAATATACCCGCAATCCCAACGAAAAAAAGAAGAAGGTCTGCCCAAGAGTCCAATTTTGCTCCGAACTCAGATTGAAAACGAAAAATTCTCGCGATCAGTCCGTCTGCGATATCGCTTAATAAAGCGACAAAAAAAAGCCAAGAGAAAGAAAAGCGATCATTCTTATAAATCAAATAAGCAAGGAAGGGAAGAGTTAAAAAACGTAAAATCGTAATACAGTTTGGAATGTATTTGGTATAAGAAGTCATTTAAGCTCCGAAGAAGATAATAAAGAAGCACCGTTTTCTTTTGTCGCCGCGTAGTGAATGTATTTTTTAGAAAAACAAATTCCCGCAAAACATTCAAAAATTGAAATATTCTTTTTCCTCTTTAGCAGTCCACGCGAAAGACTAAGCCAGGAAAGATTCGGATTTTCATGATGGATCTCATGATTCCCTATCCCAAACCCTAAGGGAAAATAGAATGTATTACTTTCTCTCTTCTCCGAATATCCTGTATGCTCGCA
It encodes:
- a CDS encoding diacylglycerol/lipid kinase family protein, whose product is MGNSVAIVNGKLRKEKSAIDSLVRSRLENEGIRLLETQFPGHAKNLAQKERNNSEIIVVGGDGTLHEVLSSLKPPFPKIRLIPAGTGNSLARDFGWEKWNRKEENLSLTKDAILDLLQIDVRTKEETFLCYSASTISFGFPAAVTEIANSRFKKLKKYCYPVAAGIGVFFQKRKIYEVSYDSEPTNRIPLTGCILNNTRHVANFLAFPNAKANDGKLEVLELNSGIFGQTIHNLSVLSRKYFYEPKAPFQVNSVVVNFESPEILMVDGEIYKNVISFSVKVLRESLRLYGPR
- a CDS encoding CDP-alcohol phosphatidyltransferase family protein, with the protein product MTSYTKYIPNCITILRFLTLPFLAYLIYKNDRFSFSWLFFVALLSDIADGLIARIFRFQSEFGAKLDSWADLLLFFVGIAGILTFEPVFFYEYRIWISIVLILYFGEMIYSLWKFRTISSFHTYASRVAAYCIGILFMTLFWFGTFSPIVYISFFVSCFAYAEEILILRILDELRSNVRGLYWIQKEKRKI